In one window of Macrobrachium rosenbergii isolate ZJJX-2024 chromosome 27, ASM4041242v1, whole genome shotgun sequence DNA:
- the LOC136853225 gene encoding piggyBac transposable element-derived protein 4-like, translating to MADESDNEIMSDSSIDDVDNDDVEVDSIYDSQNSSVDSDTCNFASPTQRYVDPNPTRCFEDFFTVAILDEILTNTNVRIATQAEKYKNKTATVDKAMYNELSALIGILIFSGAKGDNDVTTKEMFSSKYGPALYRAAMSERRFCFLLRCLRFDDHATREQRKENDKFAPIRKVWDLFIAQCKSGYTPGAHITIDEQLLGFRGRCPFRMYICNKPARYGIKIIMICDVETKYMLRAMPYLGTHTKPPQDKKKTKFVQLMSTMHYQPVIEASGKPEVVIC from the exons ATGGCCGATGAAAGTGATAACGAAATTATGAGCGACAGTAGTATTGATGATGTAGATAATGATGATGTGGAAGTAGATTCAATTTATGACAGTCAAAACAGTTCAGTGGACAGTGATA CTTGCAACTTTGCATCACCCACACAGCGCTATGTAGACCCCAATCCCACACGTTGCTTCGAGGATTTCTTCACAGTTGCCATTCTAGATGaaattctcacaaacacaaacgtCCGCATTGCTACACAagccgaaaaatataaaaacaagacgGCAACAGTGGACAAAGCCATGTACAATGAGTTATCAGCATTGATTGGTATTCTGATTTTCTCTGGGGCCAAAGGTGATAATGATGTAACCACTAAGGAAATGTTTAGTAGCAAGTATGGACCTGCACTGTACCGTGCTGCAATGTCAGAAAGGAGATTCTGCTTTCTTCTACGCTGCCTTCGGTTTGACGACCACGCTACAAGGGAGCAAAGAAAAGAGAACGATAAATTTGCCCCCATCAGAAAGGTATGGGACTTATTTATTGCCCAGTGTAAGAGTGGCTACACACCAGGAGCACATATTACAATTGATGAGCAACTTCTTGGGTTTCGAGGACGATGTCCTTTCAggatgtatatttgtaataaaccAGCTAGATATGGGATCAAGATAATCATGATTTGCGatgtggaaactaaatatatGTTGCGGGCCATGCCTTACCTAGGGACGCACACAAAACCACCTCAGG ACAAAAAGAAGACCAAATTTGTCCAACTGATGTCAACTATGCATTATCAGCCTGTTATAGAAGCCAGTGGGAAGCCTGAGGTGGTGATTtgctaa